A section of the Petrimonas sulfuriphila genome encodes:
- a CDS encoding helix-turn-helix domain-containing protein — protein sequence MDSRINILKGIHPGKLIERDLKKQDITQRSLAEKIDVPYQAINAIIMGKRNLTTE from the coding sequence ATGGATAGTCGTATCAACATACTAAAAGGCATTCATCCCGGAAAACTAATAGAAAGGGACTTGAAGAAACAGGATATTACCCAACGCAGTTTGGCAGAGAAAATAGATGTTCCCTATCAAGCCATCAATGCAATTATTATGGGAAAGCGTAATCTTACAACAGAGTAA
- a CDS encoding helicase, which yields MKNDTYIRVGTTYYKIVEKPLLSGEMAKVRVVWSIETIRQDHGKDFISQIPKYDDFCIVPSHTRYQERVGNCFNLYEPIEYSPKPGDCQTVLSVVRHVFGEQYEMGLDYIQLLYLHPVEKLPIILLLSKERNTGKSTFLNLLKDIFGKNMTFNTNEDFRSQFNSDWANKLLIGIEEVLFDKQQDSERLKNLSTAFQFKSEAKGKDRVETVFFGKFLLCSNNELNPIMIQPGETRYWVRKLPILGKANTEIRHKLREEIPAFLHFLSNRKLSTEKKSRMWFEHSLLHTDALQRIIDYNRNALEVEIKELLLEIMDTQQVESVSFCLSDLRSLLMFHGIEADISRLRKIIKNHWEILPSPNTLTYITYSMTGNQSGGSSFSETKKTGRFYTVSKEFLYAYFLMS from the coding sequence ATGAAAAACGATACTTATATCCGTGTGGGAACAACTTATTACAAAATCGTGGAAAAGCCACTCTTGTCGGGTGAAATGGCAAAAGTGCGTGTGGTGTGGAGCATAGAAACCATTCGTCAAGATCACGGAAAGGACTTTATCAGCCAAATTCCCAAATATGACGACTTTTGCATCGTCCCCTCTCACACCCGATACCAAGAGAGGGTAGGGAACTGCTTCAATTTGTACGAACCGATTGAGTATTCGCCTAAACCGGGCGACTGCCAAACCGTTCTATCCGTAGTCCGCCACGTTTTCGGCGAGCAGTACGAAATGGGATTAGACTACATTCAGCTACTGTACTTGCATCCGGTGGAAAAACTTCCCATAATTTTGCTTTTGTCAAAAGAACGCAATACGGGAAAATCCACTTTTCTGAATTTGTTGAAAGATATTTTCGGTAAAAATATGACTTTCAATACCAACGAAGATTTTCGTAGTCAATTCAATTCCGATTGGGCAAACAAACTGTTAATCGGCATTGAAGAAGTTTTATTTGACAAGCAACAAGACAGCGAGCGGTTAAAAAACCTGAGTACTGCCTTTCAGTTCAAAAGCGAAGCCAAAGGAAAAGACCGTGTAGAAACCGTGTTTTTTGGGAAATTTCTACTGTGTTCCAATAATGAACTTAATCCCATTATGATACAACCCGGAGAAACTCGTTATTGGGTGCGGAAACTACCTATATTGGGTAAAGCTAACACGGAAATCAGGCACAAACTGCGAGAAGAAATCCCGGCGTTTTTGCACTTCCTTTCCAATCGGAAACTCTCTACCGAAAAGAAATCGCGAATGTGGTTTGAGCATTCGCTTTTGCACACAGATGCTCTGCAACGCATCATCGACTACAACCGCAATGCCTTGGAAGTAGAGATTAAAGAGTTGTTGCTGGAAATAATGGATACGCAACAGGTTGAAAGTGTTAGTTTTTGCTTGAGCGATTTGCGCTCGCTTTTGATGTTTCACGGCATCGAAGCCGATATTTCCCGTTTGCGGAAAATCATCAAAAACCACTGGGAGATATTACCCAGTCCTAATACACTTACATACATTACTTACAGCATGACCGGCAACCAGTCCGGTGGTTCCTCTTTTAGTGAAACCAAGAAAACGGGGAGATTTTATACCGTATCGAAAGAATTTCTGTATGCTTATTTTTTGATGAGTTGA
- a CDS encoding DUF3408 domain-containing protein codes for MADDDPTEIQSTRPNEPLEKRQEKQNEKPFVNKVQTEPSKPTQQSTEPETIVARRNSQKQRKASLEEYKNKFLHPPKITDRKTVYLSADIRDRLDEIVRRLGERGSSVSGFIENMAKNHLDTYQEEIELWKKL; via the coding sequence ATGGCAGACGACGATCCGACCGAAATCCAATCGACGAGACCCAATGAGCCTCTGGAAAAGAGACAAGAAAAACAAAACGAAAAACCGTTTGTCAATAAAGTGCAAACCGAGCCAAGCAAGCCGACTCAGCAATCAACTGAACCGGAAACCATTGTTGCCAGACGAAACAGCCAAAAACAGCGCAAAGCTTCGCTCGAAGAGTACAAAAATAAATTCCTGCATCCTCCCAAAATCACCGACCGAAAGACCGTATACCTCTCCGCAGACATCCGCGACCGATTGGATGAAATTGTCCGCCGACTGGGTGAACGTGGCTCAAGCGTTTCGGGATTTATCGAAAACATGGCAAAGAATCATTTAGATACTTATCAAGAAGAAATCGAGCTATGGAAAAAATTATAA
- a CDS encoding DEAD/DEAH box helicase family protein, with the protein MSPEEKARVEIDRKLQDAGWEVVDRKHYSPTKSAVAVTEGILKGHLEADYLLFIEGKAIGVIEAKRADISLSEIVIQQAENYTHKLLKWYQYWRKPLPFVYISNGKEILFRDIRDKKSSYQSLTQMHTPKEIAKMAGIENGFAGLPYLSPKGLRICQYEAIIELEKSFRGGEKRALMVLATGAGKTYTACMAAYRLLSYTPIRRILFLVDRNNLGKQAEGEFGAFRLTETGEPFNTIFAVERLKSAYIPPETNVVISTIQRVFAMLTGKEIVDDDEKDDFHEEETEITLDDDLKLPADYFDLIIVDECHRSIYGKWQQVLNYFNTARIIGLTATPTPEANAFFNDNLIINYTLEKSIADGINVGYRVYRIKTKVTEEGGVIKQNENTTEITKYTGEIKNVVAEAPAEYLRTELDRSVVNPAQIRLVLEEFRNSIYTDLFPERESNTAYIPKTLIFAKDDAHATRIVEITKDIFPNQTADFVQKITYSTGDSNELIRRFRNDKTFRITVTVNLVATGTDIRPLEILLFMRDVHSSILYTQMKGRGVRTIGDEQLRNVTPNAKSKDLFFLVDAVGVTESEKYIPKPQEGGVIVPKNPTLEQLLEQITHGYLSDDYLNLLASRLSRINAKSKEKHRVEFANIASVTMYDLAIFIFNALENDNLPAFVNTNQPNTERKSLVASLANNPQAREYLLTLNAGFLNILIPGEDTLIFKGFSQEEAISTTQAFEEYVNKHRDEIEALRIIYNNKNEPITYALLADLRNKLLSADSRFAPLRLWSSYSVIEDNKVVKLQTQTERESLTNLIQLVRYAFKMIPELRSLHSLASQRFELWCGQIQRPLTETQKEIMRQIVGYIVANGTYTNTELRDENLTVFAQLVKSFGSANVVNEVLGSLSGWMLKVG; encoded by the coding sequence ATGTCACCTGAAGAAAAAGCCCGTGTTGAAATTGACCGAAAGTTGCAAGATGCCGGTTGGGAAGTTGTGGATAGAAAGCATTATTCTCCTACCAAGTCGGCTGTTGCTGTAACCGAAGGCATTTTAAAAGGTCATCTTGAAGCTGATTATCTGCTGTTTATAGAGGGAAAAGCGATTGGTGTTATTGAAGCAAAAAGGGCTGATATTTCATTGTCGGAAATTGTAATTCAACAAGCTGAAAATTACACGCATAAACTTCTAAAATGGTATCAATATTGGCGAAAGCCTCTGCCGTTTGTCTATATTTCAAACGGTAAAGAAATATTATTTCGTGACATAAGAGACAAAAAATCATCCTATCAATCCTTGACTCAAATGCATACGCCTAAGGAGATAGCGAAAATGGCGGGCATAGAAAATGGATTTGCAGGATTGCCGTATTTATCTCCTAAAGGACTTCGCATTTGTCAATATGAAGCGATTATTGAATTGGAAAAGAGTTTTCGTGGTGGCGAGAAGCGTGCTTTGATGGTTTTGGCTACCGGTGCTGGCAAGACATATACCGCTTGCATGGCTGCGTACCGTTTGTTGAGCTATACACCCATTCGGCGGATATTGTTTTTGGTTGACCGAAATAATTTAGGCAAACAGGCTGAAGGTGAATTTGGAGCTTTTCGTTTAACGGAAACGGGTGAACCTTTTAATACCATTTTTGCGGTAGAAAGACTAAAATCAGCCTATATTCCACCCGAAACCAATGTCGTTATTTCTACCATTCAACGTGTATTTGCTATGCTTACAGGTAAAGAAATCGTTGATGACGATGAGAAAGATGATTTTCATGAAGAAGAAACGGAAATTACGCTTGATGATGATTTAAAATTACCGGCTGATTATTTCGATTTAATTATTGTAGATGAATGTCATAGAAGCATTTACGGAAAATGGCAACAGGTGCTTAACTATTTTAATACGGCTCGAATTATAGGTTTAACGGCCACACCTACACCCGAAGCCAATGCGTTTTTCAATGATAATTTGATTATCAATTACACGTTGGAAAAATCCATAGCGGACGGCATTAATGTAGGTTATCGTGTTTACCGCATCAAGACTAAAGTTACCGAAGAAGGTGGAGTTATCAAGCAAAACGAGAACACTACGGAAATCACCAAATATACCGGCGAAATAAAAAATGTGGTTGCCGAAGCTCCTGCAGAATATCTAAGAACGGAATTAGACCGTTCCGTGGTAAATCCGGCCCAAATTCGTTTGGTTTTAGAAGAATTCCGTAATTCTATCTACACGGATTTATTTCCTGAAAGAGAGTCAAACACAGCGTACATTCCTAAAACATTGATTTTTGCAAAAGACGATGCTCACGCTACTCGAATTGTTGAAATTACAAAAGATATATTTCCCAATCAAACAGCTGATTTTGTACAAAAAATAACCTATTCGACAGGCGATAGCAATGAGCTAATTCGCCGATTTAGAAACGACAAAACATTTAGAATTACCGTTACGGTAAATTTAGTCGCCACAGGAACCGACATTCGTCCGTTGGAAATTTTGCTGTTTATGCGTGATGTACACTCGTCTATTCTCTATACCCAGATGAAAGGTCGTGGCGTGCGTACTATTGGAGATGAGCAGTTGCGAAACGTAACACCTAATGCAAAAAGCAAAGATTTGTTCTTTTTGGTAGATGCGGTAGGTGTTACCGAAAGTGAAAAATATATTCCAAAGCCTCAAGAAGGCGGTGTTATTGTCCCCAAAAATCCTACATTGGAACAACTGTTAGAGCAAATTACACACGGATATCTTTCTGATGATTATTTAAACCTGCTGGCAAGTCGGCTTTCGAGGATAAATGCAAAAAGCAAAGAAAAACACAGGGTTGAGTTTGCAAATATTGCCTCTGTTACGATGTATGATTTGGCGATTTTTATTTTTAACGCGTTGGAAAATGACAACTTACCCGCCTTTGTCAATACCAATCAACCCAATACAGAGCGAAAATCTTTAGTGGCATCTTTGGCAAATAATCCGCAAGCCCGCGAATATCTTTTGACACTGAATGCAGGATTCCTGAATATTCTCATTCCGGGAGAAGATACATTGATATTTAAAGGATTTTCTCAAGAAGAAGCTATTTCTACCACACAGGCTTTTGAAGAATATGTCAACAAGCATCGTGACGAAATTGAAGCCTTGCGAATTATATACAACAATAAAAATGAGCCTATTACATACGCGTTACTCGCTGATTTAAGAAACAAATTGCTGTCGGCTGACTCCCGATTTGCTCCATTGCGTTTGTGGAGTTCGTATTCCGTTATCGAAGATAACAAAGTGGTAAAACTGCAAACTCAAACCGAGCGTGAAAGCCTGACAAATCTCATTCAATTGGTGCGTTATGCCTTCAAAATGATACCGGAACTGCGGTCGCTTCATTCCCTCGCATCGCAACGCTTTGAGCTTTGGTGCGGACAAATACAGCGTCCGTTGACCGAAACACAAAAAGAGATAATGCGACAAATAGTCGGGTATATCGTTGCCAATGGCACTTACACCAACACTGAATTGCGAGATGAAAACCTAACCGTTTTTGCACAATTGGTCAAAAGTTTTGGATCGGCTAACGTGGTAAATGAAGTATTGGGAAGTCTAAGCGGGTGGATGTTAAAAGTGGGATAA
- a CDS encoding nucleotidyl transferase AbiEii/AbiGii toxin family protein, protein MKLHTDKKLFRDAVSITAQQMNIPTIYVEKDYWVTFALKEIFSNEIGRDTIFKGGTSLAKCFKMINRFSEDIDLVVIRREDETDNKLKRKLKDVENAINDTLPEIEIQGLTHKVGMSRKTAHSYSKEFSGAYGQIRDVIVIEATWLGYYEPFTNQNINSFVGEMMLNVGQTELVEKYDMQAFTIQVLEPVRTICEKIMSLVRFSYGERPIEDLRNKIRHTYDLHQLLQQKEFFNFLNSSDFDAMLLKVANDDVKSFRNNNEWLVHHPNQSLMFKDLSNVWSQLEATYNGSFRDLVYGDFPSSDVVLYTLESIRERMSVVSWNVKL, encoded by the coding sequence ATGAAACTTCACACGGATAAAAAACTGTTTCGAGATGCTGTCAGCATCACCGCACAACAAATGAATATCCCCACAATCTATGTAGAAAAGGACTATTGGGTTACGTTTGCATTAAAAGAAATTTTCAGTAACGAAATCGGAAGAGATACCATTTTCAAGGGCGGAACTTCGTTGGCTAAATGTTTTAAAATGATTAATCGGTTTTCTGAAGATATAGATCTGGTAGTGATTCGGCGAGAAGACGAAACCGATAATAAGCTGAAACGCAAATTAAAAGATGTTGAAAATGCAATAAATGATACGCTTCCGGAAATCGAAATTCAAGGCTTGACACATAAAGTGGGGATGAGTCGAAAAACAGCTCACAGTTATAGCAAAGAATTTTCGGGTGCTTATGGACAAATACGAGATGTAATTGTAATAGAAGCAACTTGGTTAGGGTATTACGAGCCATTTACAAATCAAAACATTAATTCTTTTGTTGGAGAAATGATGCTCAATGTTGGGCAAACGGAACTTGTTGAAAAGTATGACATGCAGGCATTTACTATTCAAGTTCTCGAACCGGTTAGAACAATTTGTGAAAAGATAATGAGTTTAGTGCGGTTTTCGTATGGCGAAAGGCCCATTGAGGATTTGAGAAATAAAATTCGTCATACCTACGACTTACACCAACTTTTACAACAAAAAGAATTTTTCAACTTTCTCAATTCGTCCGATTTTGATGCCATGTTACTGAAAGTAGCTAACGATGATGTGAAAAGTTTTAGAAACAACAATGAATGGTTGGTTCATCATCCCAATCAATCACTGATGTTCAAAGATTTATCGAATGTTTGGTCGCAATTAGAAGCAACCTACAACGGTAGTTTCAGAGATTTGGTTTATGGCGATTTTCCGAGTAGTGATGTTGTCCTATACACCTTGGAGAGTATCCGTGAAAGAATGTCCGTCGTAAGTTGGAATGTAAAACTGTAA
- a CDS encoding relaxase/mobilization nuclease domain-containing protein, with protein sequence MIAKGKAVSHGKTVIEYVLRDKKLGDFIDKNLLTSERPEEILQEMRWMQRHNTRCKNKFLRFEIGIAPADRNKLSDGELMLIVHDFTRKMELTNHQWFAVTHKDTNNLHIHLIANRIGLNGKVYQTDFVSNRASRTAEEISREIGLTIANKVVAKKKYQSPKADKTREAKKNEVRKIAYKLLGEKVGTGKKGFLAFIGELRNHGIHIETMRNKQGTAYGFRFLYQGETFKASEIGREFGYRSLFRQFGLEDVKPQIGKTAVPIYSPQTQELTQSTFDTIFNITTEFSSGIGNLLNVHGEDYAETAFQRKLRAEQKKRRGRRM encoded by the coding sequence ATGATAGCTAAAGGCAAAGCCGTTTCGCACGGAAAAACCGTGATTGAGTATGTGTTGCGGGATAAAAAATTAGGCGATTTTATCGATAAAAACTTGCTGACGAGCGAGCGCCCGGAAGAAATTTTGCAGGAAATGAGGTGGATGCAACGGCACAACACACGGTGCAAAAACAAATTCCTTCGCTTTGAAATCGGCATTGCACCTGCTGACCGTAATAAACTTTCGGATGGTGAACTGATGCTGATTGTCCACGATTTTACCCGAAAAATGGAACTTACAAATCATCAATGGTTTGCCGTAACGCACAAGGACACCAACAATCTACATATCCACTTAATTGCCAACCGCATCGGGTTGAACGGAAAGGTTTATCAGACCGATTTTGTGAGCAATAGGGCATCACGCACCGCCGAAGAAATCAGCCGTGAAATAGGCTTGACCATTGCCAATAAAGTGGTGGCAAAAAAGAAATACCAAAGCCCCAAAGCCGATAAAACCCGAGAAGCCAAGAAGAATGAAGTGCGGAAAATCGCCTATAAACTGCTTGGCGAAAAAGTCGGCACCGGAAAAAAGGGTTTTCTTGCTTTCATCGGCGAATTAAGAAATCACGGCATCCATATCGAAACGATGCGCAACAAGCAAGGCACAGCCTACGGTTTCCGCTTTCTGTACCAAGGCGAAACTTTCAAAGCATCGGAAATCGGGCGGGAATTTGGTTACCGTTCACTGTTCCGCCAATTTGGTTTGGAAGATGTGAAACCCCAAATAGGAAAAACCGCCGTGCCGATTTACAGCCCACAAACGCAAGAACTCACACAATCCACTTTCGACACCATCTTCAACATCACAACCGAATTTTCTTCCGGCATCGGCAACTTACTGAACGTTCACGGGGAAGATTATGCAGAAACGGCTTTTCAAAGGAAATTGAGAGCGGAGCAGAAAAAGAGAAGGGGGAGAAGGATGTGA
- a CDS encoding helix-turn-helix domain-containing protein, with amino-acid sequence MNKIIVTTPEELRLIVKEAVIELTSPREEKKTEADTVNLETALQVLTENGYPTSKGKMYKLTSEGKIPHKMYNNKLVFSRKEILEWAESQAKPKYDATETIRVVAQSARRKIR; translated from the coding sequence ATGAACAAAATTATCGTAACTACTCCCGAAGAACTTCGCTTGATTGTAAAAGAAGCAGTCATCGAACTGACCTCTCCAAGAGAAGAAAAGAAAACCGAAGCCGATACGGTAAACCTCGAAACCGCTTTGCAGGTTTTGACCGAAAACGGCTACCCAACTTCCAAAGGAAAAATGTATAAACTTACTTCCGAAGGAAAAATTCCCCATAAAATGTACAACAATAAGCTCGTTTTCTCTCGAAAAGAAATATTGGAGTGGGCTGAAAGTCAAGCAAAACCCAAATACGATGCCACCGAAACCATCCGCGTAGTCGCCCAAAGTGCCCGCCGAAAAATACGTTAA
- a CDS encoding virulence RhuM family protein gives MENNIILYTTPDGYVNVQVQFEDDTFWLTQKRMAELFGVNVRTINEHLQNIYNSEELDKESTIRKIRIVQREGSREVSRELDFYHLDAIIAVGYRVNSYQATQFRIWATNTLREYITKGFVLNDEMLKNGRSFGKDYFDELLERIREIRASERRFYQKITDIYATAADYDKNAPVTKDFFATVQNKLHWAITGKTAAEIIYTSADATKLYMGLTNWKQAPDGKILKSDVTIAKNYLNEAHIRELNRIVSAYLDLAENRAERGITTNMQDWANFLNLFLELSQYPILQDKGKVSALEAKLKAEQEYETFRKIQDEYYLSDFDKEIKRIKGNKNNKRDS, from the coding sequence ATGGAAAATAATATTATTCTTTACACGACTCCTGATGGATATGTGAATGTACAAGTTCAATTCGAAGATGATACATTTTGGCTTACGCAAAAGCGTATGGCAGAACTATTTGGAGTAAATGTGAGAACGATCAATGAACATTTACAGAATATTTACAACTCAGAAGAATTAGATAAAGAGTCAACTATCCGGAAAATCCGGATAGTTCAACGGGAAGGTTCCAGAGAAGTCTCCCGTGAACTGGACTTTTACCATTTGGATGCAATCATTGCTGTTGGTTATCGTGTCAATAGTTATCAGGCAACACAATTTCGGATCTGGGCTACGAATACGCTTAGAGAGTACATTACCAAAGGTTTTGTTTTAAACGATGAGATGCTGAAGAACGGACGTTCGTTTGGTAAAGACTATTTTGACGAGTTGCTTGAACGTATCAGGGAGATTCGGGCAAGTGAACGCAGGTTTTATCAGAAAATTACAGATATCTATGCTACTGCTGCGGATTATGATAAAAACGCTCCTGTAACCAAAGACTTTTTTGCCACTGTACAGAATAAGTTACATTGGGCAATCACAGGAAAAACGGCTGCTGAAATTATTTATACTTCAGCTGATGCAACCAAACTATACATGGGATTAACCAACTGGAAACAAGCTCCTGATGGAAAAATATTAAAATCGGATGTTACCATTGCTAAAAATTACCTCAATGAAGCACACATCAGGGAATTAAACCGGATAGTATCTGCTTATCTGGATTTGGCGGAAAACAGAGCGGAACGGGGAATAACAACAAATATGCAGGATTGGGCTAACTTTTTAAATCTCTTTTTGGAGCTGTCTCAATATCCTATTTTACAGGACAAAGGTAAGGTCTCTGCTTTAGAAGCAAAGCTAAAAGCAGAACAGGAATATGAAACGTTCCGAAAGATTCAAGACGAATATTATCTTTCCGACTTTGATAAAGAAATAAAGAGAATCAAAGGAAATAAGAATAATAAAAGAGACTCATAA
- a CDS encoding site-specific integrase, with product MLQYEFTNGTISLFFDDRRANKDGKYPLRWRLYYRGKRVYYPINKYLTKEEWDALPTSRIVSLVEIRKDLNYYFNEILINKINELVRNNNFSVEQFNYLLGKSDILSVNDAFNAKIKELEKDEKISNSIIYQCAINSLESFAGKNISFSQITFKFLKDYQQDMEKKELRRSTIGIYMRCLRAIINNEGDPYLTGAKYPFGKGKYIVPTGSGREMALQLSDIHLLETYDCDDVVAEQCRDMWLFSFYCSGANFNDICKFKYKNIMNGEIYFIRQKTKSTTQDQKDIVVPILEPMQKIIDKHGNENTDKENYIFPFLNDTNTEQERFLKTQNLIRLTNKKIKLIAKKIGLMDGISTYTARHSYATILAKLRVPESFIAEQLGHSKRTVTQNYFDSYTKEERVSFNSLLLQYNSGK from the coding sequence ATGCTACAATATGAATTTACAAACGGGACAATTTCTTTGTTTTTTGACGATAGAAGAGCAAACAAAGATGGAAAATATCCACTAAGGTGGCGATTGTATTATCGTGGAAAACGAGTTTATTATCCAATTAATAAATATTTAACAAAAGAAGAGTGGGATGCCTTACCAACTTCACGAATTGTGTCGTTAGTTGAGATTAGAAAGGATTTGAATTATTATTTCAACGAAATTCTTATTAATAAAATCAATGAGTTGGTTAGAAATAACAATTTTTCTGTTGAACAATTCAATTATTTGTTAGGAAAATCAGATATCTTATCTGTAAATGATGCATTTAATGCTAAAATCAAAGAATTAGAGAAAGACGAAAAAATATCGAATTCCATCATTTATCAATGTGCCATAAATAGCTTAGAATCTTTTGCGGGAAAAAATATATCTTTTTCTCAAATAACATTTAAATTCTTGAAAGATTATCAACAGGATATGGAGAAAAAAGAATTGCGTAGAAGTACTATTGGAATTTATATGCGATGCTTACGTGCAATTATAAATAATGAAGGGGACCCTTATTTAACCGGGGCGAAATACCCTTTCGGCAAAGGGAAGTACATTGTCCCAACGGGTTCCGGCAGGGAAATGGCTCTGCAGTTGTCCGATATTCACTTGCTTGAAACTTACGATTGCGATGATGTAGTAGCCGAACAATGTCGCGATATGTGGTTGTTTTCATTTTATTGTAGTGGTGCGAATTTTAATGACATTTGCAAGTTCAAGTACAAAAATATAATGAACGGTGAAATCTATTTTATCCGTCAAAAGACGAAAAGTACCACCCAAGACCAAAAAGATATTGTTGTGCCGATTTTAGAGCCGATGCAGAAGATTATTGATAAACACGGAAATGAAAACACCGACAAGGAAAATTACATATTTCCCTTTCTCAACGATACTAACACGGAACAAGAGCGATTTCTCAAAACTCAAAATCTGATACGTCTAACGAATAAAAAAATCAAACTTATCGCAAAGAAAATAGGTTTAATGGACGGTATTAGCACCTATACGGCACGACACTCTTATGCTACGATTTTGGCAAAATTAAGAGTACCGGAAAGTTTTATCGCCGAGCAACTGGGGCATTCAAAACGAACAGTTACTCAAAACTACTTTGATAGTTATACTAAGGAAGAGCGAGTGAGTTTCAACAGCTTGTTACTTCAATATAACTCGGGAAAATAG
- a CDS encoding toprim domain-containing protein: MNTEQAKQIRIEEYLSRIGIMPAKERGHNLWYISPFRNENEPSLKVNRNINQWHDFGSGEKGNIIDLAMKLHNTNSVSEALQAIERAVPILPSASFSFRQQNALERIENITLKPLTHPALIQLLHKRKIPTYLAKSYCKEAHYTLNEKKYFVIAFPNDKGGYETLNPYFKGCIPPKEITIFDRKTSTVHLFEGFMDYLSLLTLQAKQADVSAVILNSVNNIDKALPFLSKHNLINAFLDNDDAGKQALEKLQKMNLPVKDISKRYAEFKDVNDYLCEKKMEKNQQETLPKINKNRGIRL; the protein is encoded by the coding sequence ATGAACACCGAACAAGCCAAACAAATCCGCATCGAAGAATATTTGTCCCGTATCGGGATAATGCCTGCCAAAGAACGAGGACACAATCTTTGGTACATTTCGCCTTTCAGAAATGAAAACGAACCTTCGCTAAAAGTAAATCGTAACATCAACCAATGGCACGACTTCGGAAGTGGCGAAAAAGGCAATATCATCGACCTTGCAATGAAGTTACACAACACCAACAGCGTTTCCGAAGCCTTGCAAGCCATCGAACGAGCTGTGCCGATTTTGCCGTCCGCATCTTTTTCTTTTCGCCAGCAAAACGCCTTGGAAAGAATTGAAAATATAACCCTGAAACCACTCACTCATCCGGCTTTAATCCAATTGCTCCATAAACGAAAAATTCCGACCTACTTAGCAAAAAGCTACTGTAAAGAAGCCCATTACACGCTAAACGAAAAGAAATACTTCGTCATCGCTTTCCCAAACGATAAGGGCGGTTATGAAACGCTAAATCCTTACTTCAAAGGCTGTATCCCGCCCAAAGAAATCACCATTTTCGACCGAAAAACTTCAACGGTGCATCTTTTCGAAGGCTTTATGGATTATCTCAGTTTGCTGACTTTGCAAGCCAAGCAAGCAGATGTTTCAGCCGTTATTCTCAATTCGGTAAACAATATTGATAAAGCACTCCCTTTTCTTTCAAAACACAATTTAATCAACGCTTTTTTGGACAACGATGATGCGGGAAAACAAGCATTGGAAAAACTGCAAAAAATGAATTTGCCCGTAAAAGACATTTCAAAAAGATATGCGGAATTTAAGGATGTGAACGATTATTTGTGTGAAAAGAAAATGGAGAAAAATCAACAGGAAACTTTACCGAAAATCAATAAAAACAGAGGAATAAGACTATAA